The segment TTGATCTTCATGGATTTGAAGCAGAAAATATGGAAACCCATAAGGAGTACAGAACAATTATTCCATTACTGCTGGCAGATTACAACTACCGTATCGGATACCTTGATATGTTTCCTGAAGCAAGTGTTGAATTAAAACAAACAAGAGGAATCAACTGTATTGCTATGGCAAATGTTCATCATAATGCAGACAAGATGCTTGACTATCAAACCCGCTTTGGGAATGAGCATGAACATTACTTTACTGAATCGGATGCTGCTCTTGCATGGATAAAAAATATGAGACAGCACACTCATGATTGAGGTATGAATAAATAAGCCCGTTTAATTTACTTAATAAACAAGCCTTCCAAATGTGGAAGGCTTGTTTATTAACATAGGTTAGAATCTCATTATATCCATGTGCTGTTATCACGCTCAAATTATATACAAACACTTGCTTTTAATATAACAACATCCCTTTCGCATGAATTTATTTTCGTACTCAAATAAATTATTATGCAAACAACATTAAACCTTTCATCTATGAAGTATGAAAAAAGATGGACAGCGCTGGCATTATTATGCACTGCGCAATTCATGGTGATCATGGATACATCCATCATTGGCGTGGCATTGCCTGCCATTAAAACTGAATTAGGCTACACGCAAAGTGGTCTGCAATGGATTTTTAATGCCTATGTGATCCTGTTCGGAGGTATCTTATTATTAGGCGGTCGTCTTTCCGATTTATTCGGAGCTCGTAAAATTTTTATGTGGGGCTTTGGCATTCTTGCAGCAGCTTCTTTCGGTGCCGGTGCCGCATGGTCACCTGAAATATTAAATACAAGTCGAGCTGTTCAGGGATTAGGCTCTGCATTGATTGCACCAGCAGCTATGACGTTGTTAATGACAACCTTTACTGATCCAAAAGAACTGGGCAAGGCATTTGGTTTTTGGGGAGCATCTGCCGCAGCTGGTGGTTCAGCAGGCGTGTTTCTTGGTGGCGTTATAACAGAATGGCTCGATTGGCGGTGGGTATTTTATATCAACATTCCCATTGCACTCATTGTTCTTGCTTTCAGCAAACAATATCTTGTTGCGGGACGCAAAGCAATTGGGAAAGTAGATTGGGCAGGTGCTATTCTTGCAACCGTTTCATTAATTCTGTTTGTCTATGCAATTGTTACTGCAGAATCAGCCGGATGGTTTTCACTGCAAACAATTGGTTTGCTGGCAGCAGCTGTTCTTTTGTTTGTTGTGTTCATCAGCACGCAAAAGAAAAAGCAAGATCCATTACTTCCGTTGCAGATATTTAAAGTACCGAATCTCACAGCAGGAAATCTTGTAATGGGGTTGATGGCTGCTGCATGGATTCCGCTTTGGTTCTTTTTGAATCTTTACTTACAGCAAATACTTCGCTTAAATGCATTCAACAGTGGCCTGGCCTTGTTACCGATGACAGTTGTGATCATGATTGTAATGGTAGGATTGACAGGTAAACTGGTTGCTAAATTTGGATTTAAACGAAATCTTGTTGCCGGTTTAATTTCATTGACTGCTTCATTAATTCTTTTTGCGTTTGTACCAACAAACGGAACCTACTTGTTGAACGTGTTACCTGCTTCTTTGTTAGGTGCGTTAGGTATGT is part of the Lacibacter sediminis genome and harbors:
- a CDS encoding MFS transporter gives rise to the protein MQTTLNLSSMKYEKRWTALALLCTAQFMVIMDTSIIGVALPAIKTELGYTQSGLQWIFNAYVILFGGILLLGGRLSDLFGARKIFMWGFGILAAASFGAGAAWSPEILNTSRAVQGLGSALIAPAAMTLLMTTFTDPKELGKAFGFWGASAAAGGSAGVFLGGVITEWLDWRWVFYINIPIALIVLAFSKQYLVAGRKAIGKVDWAGAILATVSLILFVYAIVTAESAGWFSLQTIGLLAAAVLLFVVFISTQKKKQDPLLPLQIFKVPNLTAGNLVMGLMAAAWIPLWFFLNLYLQQILRLNAFNSGLALLPMTVVIMIVMVGLTGKLVAKFGFKRNLVAGLISLTASLILFAFVPTNGTYLLNVLPASLLGALGMSLAYIPGTMASMSGAKPEETGLASGIVNTSYQIGSAIGLAIIAVIAAAVTKSAAAAGVTEAEALNNGFQTAFISAAVVSAVSVLIAVIKIKQGK